One Vibrio neonatus genomic window carries:
- the fkpA gene encoding FKBP-type peptidyl-prolyl cis-trans isomerase: protein MKSMLKLSLLAATVALAVGCQKEEAPKTDAAPAATEAAAPAEASAMQFKSDDDKAAYAIGVSFATYLKASVEKPKEIGIELSDEMVLKGITDSFAGNAGLKEDEIRTVLEGLDARVSKKMAEKAAAKSAAALKAGEDFRADFAKQDGVTKTDSGILYQVEKQGDGATPKATDVVKVHYTGTLTDGTKFDSSIDRGEPATFPLNRVIPGWTEGLQLMKVGSKYKFVIPPELAYGDQESPAIPANSTLVFEVELLGIEAPAAQPATK from the coding sequence ATGAAATCAATGCTAAAACTTTCTCTGCTTGCAGCAACAGTTGCCCTAGCAGTTGGTTGTCAAAAAGAAGAAGCACCAAAGACAGACGCAGCCCCAGCTGCAACTGAAGCAGCCGCTCCAGCAGAAGCTAGCGCAATGCAATTTAAATCTGACGACGATAAAGCGGCATACGCAATCGGCGTTTCATTTGCAACTTACCTAAAAGCAAGTGTAGAGAAACCAAAAGAGATTGGTATTGAGCTTAGCGACGAAATGGTACTGAAAGGTATTACAGATTCATTTGCCGGTAACGCTGGTCTTAAAGAAGATGAAATCCGTACTGTTCTTGAAGGTCTAGACGCTCGCGTTAGCAAGAAAATGGCTGAAAAAGCCGCGGCTAAATCAGCAGCAGCATTGAAAGCTGGCGAAGATTTCCGTGCTGATTTTGCTAAGCAAGATGGCGTAACCAAAACTGATTCTGGCATCCTTTACCAAGTTGAAAAACAAGGTGACGGCGCGACTCCTAAAGCAACTGACGTAGTTAAAGTTCACTACACAGGTACTTTAACTGACGGCACTAAGTTCGATAGCTCTATCGACCGTGGCGAACCAGCAACATTCCCACTTAACCGTGTGATTCCTGGTTGGACTGAAGGTCTGCAACTTATGAAAGTGGGTTCTAAATACAAATTTGTTATCCCACCAGAGCTAGCATACGGCGACCAAGAGTCTCCTGCTATCCCTGCAAACTCTACTTTAGTGTTTGAAGTTGAGCTACTAGGTATTGAAGCTCCAGCTGCACAGCCTGCTACTAAGTAA
- a CDS encoding SlyX family protein, with translation MSDATEVSILIQQLNQKIDDLECKAAFQEQTIDELNDALSQQQLLISRMQTQMKYVVGKVKNMDTSNLADPSEETPPPHY, from the coding sequence ATGTCAGATGCAACAGAGGTTTCAATACTAATTCAACAACTTAACCAGAAAATTGATGATCTTGAGTGTAAAGCGGCATTCCAAGAACAAACCATCGATGAACTCAATGATGCGTTAAGCCAGCAACAGTTACTGATTTCAAGAATGCAAACGCAAATGAAATACGTAGTAGGTAAAGTGAAAAACATGGATACCTCTAACCTTGCTGATCCATCAGAAGAAACCCCACCGCCACACTATTAA